One genomic region from Apteryx mantelli isolate bAptMan1 chromosome 7, bAptMan1.hap1, whole genome shotgun sequence encodes:
- the DCLRE1A gene encoding DNA cross-link repair 1A protein codes for MSEDALLEEDIWEYKSIRKQKLVCQNSSECISTPVQQISNDKCRPKRKGNGNKKKSVEKPDTVKKSKQRSRPDQDLEQSKDDTIVQSQESVSSLTEQSSQNAKPVHDGYCPSCQMPFSLLLVQTPRWHVAECLDTPGSMEKECPDGLLCASTIPSHYKRYTHFLLAASRAGDYLVNSSIYTSERKITCSTAAESSCFPTLVEAVSQNEKSCSNVPNDECTLMVQSSTQMKSLNITSESTSSSANVQRSQQTLQFTQTTDDSCKFEFYDFASSQESEIGEDLDSQKDTNQLSLLQSKADFSDCEISFSPLSTCEESEEETGEEEKKVKMSQNKLFEVQNSEESNSVLFKKLDGLLLQQTHQYECIKMESFTTEKEHCEKVNISSYLDHSVKTVSPCHVNSKFSNSACVDNQHQQEVLTTEPSFPLNYNIIREEVEQSELISSVANAGNKESKDICALDSACVSLTDMPLLQVREGARSLLLQESNVLKDPSNLLTSTDKMTANTIEKAVCQESLQSVMRKEGNLPNTAAACCPSPVSKTVQFVSLASMNAKSSSAKELKQMDIGVFFGLKPKAKEESKGETCSSEGTQISSPVTPNGKRPRQRKRKAEGSVEDAEAVIGSSNKNAVFADTNSGGQRRWRKKFRESSTTGEGTRKKQCPFYKKIPGTGFTVDAFQYGEIEGCTAYFLTHFHSDHYCGLTKNFMFPIYCNKITGNLVKSKLRVKEQYIHVLPMDTECTVNGIKVLLLDANHCPGATMILFCLPTGNVILHTGDFRADPSMERYPSLVGRTVHTLYLDTTYCSPEYTFPSQQEVIQFAVNTAFETVTLNPRTLVVCGTYSIGKEKVFLAIAEVLGSKASMSRDKYKTLQCLESAAVNSLISMDWDGSLLHVLPMMQINFKGLQDHLNKFSENFDQVLAFKPTGWTYSDSYLSLVDIKPQTRGKITIYGIPYSEHSSYLEMKRFVQWLKPRKIIPTVNAGDWKARSLMEKRFRDWMIEGNGHK; via the exons ATGTCTGAAGATGCTTTATTGGAAGAGGACATTTGGGAATACAAATCCATTAGGAAACAAAAGTTGGTGTGTCAAAATAGTTCAGAGTGCATCTCTACACCTGTGCAGCAAATAAGTAATGACAAGTGCAGgccaaaaagaaagggaaatggaaataaaaaaaaatcagtggaaaaaccTGATACTGTtaagaaaagcaagcagagatCAAGACCAGATCAGGATCTAGAGCAAAGTAAAGATGATACTATTGTGCAGTCCCAGGAAAGTGTTAGTAGCCTGACAGAGCAAAGCTCACAAAATGCAAAGCCAGTTCATGATGGATACTGTCCAAGCTGTCAGATGCCTTTCTCTTTACTGTTAGTCCAGACACCTCGGTGGCATGTTGCTGAATGTTTGGATACTCCAGGATCCATGGAAAAAG AGTGTCCTGATGGTTTGCTATGCGCTTCCACCATTCCATCCCACTACAAGCGCTATACCCATTTTCTACTTGCAGCAAGCAGGGCAGGAGATTATCTTGTAAACTCTTCAATATACACTTCAGAGAGGAAGATCACATGTTCTACTGCTGCAGAGTCCAGCTGTTTCCCAACTCTTGTGGAGGCAGTCTCACAGAATGAGAAGTCATGCAGTAATGTCCCAAATGATGAGTGTACATTGATGGTACAGAGTTCAACACAAATGAAATCTCTAAATATAACCAGTGAAAGTACTTCCTCTTCTGCAAATGTTCAAAGGTCTCAACAGACACTTCAGTTCACACAGACCACAGATGATAGTTGCAAATTTGAATTTTATGACTTTGCATCCTCTCAAGAAAGTGAAATAGGAGAAGATCTGGATAGTCAGAAAGATACAAATCAGCTAAGTCTGCTACAGTCAAAAGCTGATTTCAGTGACtgtgaaatttctttttctccactAAGTACTTGTGAGGAAAGTGAAGAGGAAActggggaagaggagaagaaagtaaaaatgtcacaaaataaattatttgaagtCCAGAACTCTGAAGAATCTAATTCTGTGTTGTTTAAAAAACTTGATGGGCTTCTCTTACAGCAGACACATCAGTATGAGTGTATTAAAATGGAAAGTTTCACAACGGAAAAAGAACACTGTGAGAAAGTAAATATATCAAGCTATCTAGATCATAGTGTAAAAACTGTTTCTCCGTGTCACGTGAATAGCAAATTCTCTAATTCAGCATGTGTTGATAATCAGCATCAGCAAGAGGTGCTAACCACAGAACCCTCTTTTCCTCTTAATTATAATATAATTAGGGAGGAGGTTGAACAGTCAGAATTGATTTCCTCTGTTGCTAATGCAGGTAATAAAGAGTCTAAAGACATTTGTGCTTTGgattctgcatgtgtgtctctTACTGACATGCCACTGCTGCAAGTCAGAGAAGGTGCTAGGTCTCTCCTGTTACAGGAAAGTAATGTTTTGAAGGACCCAAGTAACCTTTTAACTAGTACAGATAAAATGACTGCTaacacaattgaaaaagcagtaTGCCAGGAGAGTTTGCAGTCAGTaatgaggaaagaaggaaatctTCCTAATACAGCTGCTGCATGCTGTCCTAGCCCAGTCTCTAAAACAGTGCAGTTTGTTTCTTTAGCAAGTATGAATGCCAAATCCAGTTCTGCCAAAGAACTCAAACAAATGGACATTGGTGTTTTCTTTGGGTTAAAACCCAAGgcaaaagaggaaagcaaaggagaGACGTGTTCAAGTGAAGGAACGCAGATATCAAGTCCAGTTACTCCCAATGGAAAGAGGCCCAGACAGCGCAAAAGGAAAGCTGAAGGATCTGTGGAGGATGCAGAAGCAGTTATAGGaagttcaaataaaaatgcagtcTTTGCAGATACCAATTCTGGTGGCCAACGAAGGTGGAGAAAAAAATTTAGAGAATCCTCTACTACAGGAGaaggaacaagaaaaaaacagtgcCCCTTCTACAAGAAAATACCAG GAACTGGTTTTACAGTTGATGCCTTCCAGTATGGAGAAATTGAAGGCTGTACAGCCTATTTCCTCACTCATTTTCACTCTGATCACTATTGTGGGCTAACGAAAAACTTCATGTTTCCAATCTATTGTAATAAG ATAACTGGCAATCTGGTGAAGAGCAAACTCCGAGTCAAAGAGCAATACATCCACGTGTTGCCAATGGACACAGAATGTACAGTAAATGGGATCAAAGTATTGTTGCTTGATGCCAATCA ttgtCCAGGTGCAACAATGATCCTTTTTTGTCTACCTACTGGAAatgttatcctgcatacaggagaCTTCAGGGCAGATCCTTCTATGGAGCGCTATCCTTCTTTGGTTGGTCGAACAGTCCATACCCTTTACCTTGATACCAC ATACTGTAGTCCTGAATATACTTTTCCTTCTCAACAAGAGGTTATCCAGTTTGCTGTCAATACTGCTTTTGAGACAGTAACTTTAAACCCACGTACTCTAGTTGTCTGTGGCACCTATTCcattggaaaagaaaaagtttttttaG CAATTGCTGAAGTTTTGGGCTCAAAAGCAAGTATGTCCCGTGATAAGTACAAAACACTGCAGTGCTTGGAGTCGGCAGCTGTTAATTCCCTCATCAGTATGGATTGGGATGGTAGTTTGCTTCATGTTCTTCCTATGATGCAAATTAATTTTAAG GGCTTGCAAGATCACTTGAATAAGTTTTCTGAGAATTTTGATCAAGTTCTGGCTTTCAAACCTACTGGGTGGACCTACTCGGATTCGTACCTTTCTCTGGTGGATATCAAACCTCAGACAAGAGGAAAGATCACCATATATG GGATTCCTTACAGTGAACACAGCAGTTACCTAGAAATGAAGCGTTTTGTTCAGTGGTTGAAGCCACGGAAAATCATCCCCACTGTAAATGCTGGTGACTGGAAAGCCAGAAGCTTGATGGAGAAGCGGTTTAGAGACTGGATGATTGAGGGCAATGggcataaataa